The Candidatus Paceibacterota bacterium genomic interval ATTAAAGAATACTAATGATTTAAGGATTCTCCGCCGCGATATTGCCAGACTGCTCACTGCTTCTAATAACCAACTTAAAAAGTAGCCATTAATTATTTTGTAATTTCATTGTTATTTTATGCCATCACAAGAAATAAAAAAAGCACATAAAGCCTCTCTTCGTACTATTGAGGGGACGATTATCTCCGATAAAATGCAGAAAACAGTCGTAGTTGAAGTCACTACGCTAAAGAAACACCCCTTGTATCGCAAATACATCAAAACGCATAAACATTTTAAAGCAG includes:
- the rpsQ gene encoding 30S ribosomal protein S17; this translates as MPSQEIKKAHKASLRTIEGTIISDKMQKTVVVEVTTLKKHPLYRKYIKTHKHFKADNPDNLYKIGDQVVLGAVSKPISHDKRWSVIKKVN